GGAAAAGCCCTTTTCAGCCGCCTCGGCTTCCGCCTGGGTGACGATCATCACCGGCTCGTCGTAGCTCTTTTTGGCCTGCTCGTAGCGCCGCATCATTTCTTTGGAAAATACCTCCTTGCGATTCTGCAATTCCCCGGTACCGTCCAGCACGTGGTCGGCGGGAACCGTGATATTCACCTCGTAGTTCCCGAAGGGCAGGGCAAACTCCCCGCTTCCCCAGAACTGGTGGTTCTGCCAGCCCTCCACATCGCTGTAAACGGCCATCCGCGGGAAAAACTGGGCAATCACATACGCCCGGTTCCCGTCTTCGGGGAAATACTCATAGCCGGAGCGCGCCCGGTTTACGGTGTGGTCCGGGATGTTGTACCACCACTTGATGGAAAAGGAAACCTGCTCCCCGCTCGCCAGCGGCTGCGGGATATTTACCCGCATCATCGTCTGGTTGATGGTATAGGGGATCGGTTTACCGGAGGCATCCCGCACGTATTCGATATTGAAGCCGCCGTCAAAAGGCTCGCCGAGGTACTCGCCGGCAAACGAGCCGGTGCGGTAAGCCAGGGGTACCCCGTTCCCGTTGCGCAAAGGCGACTTGGAATCCTTAGCGCGGACATTCTGGTCCAGTTGCACCCAGAGGTATTCAAGCTCGTCCGGGGAATTGTTGTGGTAAGTTATTGTTTCTTCCCCGTAAATACGGGCATTTTCATCATCCAGGCGGATGTCCATTTTGTAGTCGGCCTGCTGCTGGTAGTAATCCGGGCCGGGGGCTCCGGAGGCCGAACGGTAGGTGTTCGGGGTGGCGAATTCCTGGTAGAGTTGCCGGAACTTGCTCTGGTTGGTATGGCCGGGCTCCCGCTCTTTTGACTGCTCCTCCTGCTGGGCGAAAACAACGGCCCCGCAAACAAAGAGGACAGCGGATAATACATACTTGATTTTCATCATGGTTTACGCTAAATTTTTGATCCGCGAAAAATAACTTTTTTGGCGCGAATCGTTATAAAACCTTATAAGTTTAACATTCCTTTATTATTCTCCCGGATCAGCACCACGCTGCGCTTTTTGCCCAGTACCTTGAAGTGGACCAGGTTCTTTTGTTCGCTGAAGAGATCCGTGAGGATTTCGTTCTGCAACCCCACGGATTCCAGGTCTTCCCGGGGAACCCCGGTGACCTCGATAAAACACAGGATCAGGTCCTTGTCGTACTTTTTCCCCAGGAAGGTATAGGCCCGCTCCTCCCCGTTTACAAACACCCGGAACTTGGAATTGAAATAGCGTTCGATATACCCGGCGGCAGCCTCCGGCTCGTCTTCCGTGGCCAGGCGGGCGTCAAAATCGTACCGCGTTTTGAGCAGGTTGTCCAAATCGTCGATAAAAATCCGGCTGATGATCTGCAGGGACTCGTCCGATTCCGAATACTCCACATTGGTGACGCTTACGTAGAACTTGTGCGCCGCCGTAAAGGAAGTTAGCAGCAAGGCGAGTATCAGGAATCCGACTGCCGGGAGTTTGGAGTATTTGATTTTCATGGTGTTCTTTATCAGATTCAGGCCATAACGTTTCAGGTTCAGGCCATAACTTTTCAGGTTCGGGCCATAACTTTTCATGTTCGGGCCACAGCTACACTTGCTACAGCTACACTTTCTGCGAGAACAGACACGCTTTCTGCGAGATCCGTTTTCGAGGGGCCGCCACCCTGCCGGCAGGGCCGGCCGGCCTATCCGGAACAAAACCCGTGCCAGGCCTTATCCCTGCCAGGGGTCATTCCCGGGAAGGCGGGTCTAAATTATTGTATTTCCGGTATTCTTCGCCTTTTCGCCTGAGAAAAGCCCATACCCGCAGGCGGTCGCCGGAATCCGCCACGGGGTCAAAAAGGGAGTCCACCTCGCAGAAATACATAAAATCCGGCAGGCGCTCCAGGGGCACCCCGAGTTCCCGGGTAAGCACGCTGTCCGGGAACTGGGCACGCATCTCCAGGGATTTCCGGTATTGGCGTTCAAAAGCGAGTTGCTTTTTCAGCCTTTTGGTCCGCCCGGTAAAATAATTCAGGATCGGGTTCAGGGGAACAATGCCTCCCCCGGTTGTGGCCTCGTGGATTTTCTTTTCGGTCTGCGTCCAGGGCCGCCGGTACGCATTGGGCAACCCGAGGCTGTATTCGGTAACCGTGCGGTCTTCCGGCAAACGGTCCAGGTCCGCGTCCAGGTCCCCGCTCAGGTCGTAGGGGCGCACCACCACCTCATCGAGCTCGTTGACAAAGGGTTCCATAGGCACCTCCAGGCGGATGGCGGTGAGCATATCGGCGCGCACCTCCAGGGTTTTTCGTTTGTATCGGACGGCCGAAAACAGCAGTGTGTCGCCCGGGGCAGCATCGATCCGGAAGTACCCCCCGGAATCCGAGATCACCGCCTTCTCCCGGCTGAGGTTCAGCACGTGGACATCCGCGATGCCTTCCGACCCCTCGTAGACCCGTCCGCGGAGTTCCGATTGCCCACGGGCAGACACGCCGGCCAGGAAAACCCCCAGGAAAAGGATTCCAATTGCGAAGTAATGGGAAAAAGGGTCTTTAGTCCTGCAGTACGGTCTTTCGGAACGTCTCACTCTGGTCTACCAAGAAATCTATCAGTTCAAATTCGCGATCCCGCCGAAGGAGCGTGCGCGAAGGCAGTTGGGCATCTACAAAGTCCAGGAAATCCGGGATCTGCGCCTGGGGGATCCCCAGGTCTCTCACAAAGAAGGCATCGTCGTAGATTTGCCGGATGACCGTGCTGGCCTGTATGGCCGGTTGTTCTTCGCCCCGGCTTTTCAACCCCCCGGTTAGCAATTTGAAGATATTCACAAAATTCAACCCGTATTCCATGCCGCGGACCGTCGGGTCCAGGGCGGTGTTCTGGATCTCCGTGGTCTCGTCCGTATCGTAGTCGAAACCCTTGAAGTCCTCATTGCGCAGCCGCAGAAACTCCTGCTGCTCTTCCGGGCTGACGGTAACCTCGTCCAGCTCGGTGACCTTCTCGGTGACCTCCACGACCATGCGGTTGCGCCGAATCACTTCCTCGTCCACGGGCACCTGCTTAAACTGGTAGGCCAGGGCGATGAAATAGAGCGTATCCCCCAGTTTGGCCGGGATGGTAAACTGCCCGTTGTCGTCGGTGGTGGTGGCGGTGCCAGCCCCGGCATTCAGGACGTTCTCCCCGGGAACCGGGGTATTCCGGTACAGGACGGTGCCCCGGAGGAGCTCCCTGTCACCGTCTGTGTCGTCCTGGGCGGCCAGGGGGAGTACCCCCAGCAGGAGGAAGGCCAATATGCAGGTATTTTTCATGGAATGTGTGTCTCAAATAAAGATAAAGAAAGTGCATGAGGGAATAAAATAAAACCCGGCAGGCATAAACTTATGTTAATCTCAACGAATATGGGCGCTCAGGCAACCGAAATCAGGCTCCCAGGCCCCGTTTCCCTGCTTGCCCCGTGCAGGCCGCACCTGCACCTTGGGGCACCCGGGCGGGCAGCGACCCCATTCAACGCAAAAACCGGCACTTGCGGCTAAATTCTGTGCGCATTACCCCCAGAGTATTATTTTTGTTTGATTGGGTCTATTTGCAATGTCCGCAGCGCCCAACCCCATAAAAACGACGACCGATGAACAAACGACGAATTCTGCTGCTAACCGCCCTGTTCGGCGGGCTGAGCCTGACGGCCCAGGTAAAAATTGGCGACAACCCCCAGACCATCGACCCGGGATCCCTGCTGGAACTCGAAAGCACGGACAAGGCCCTGGTGATTACCCGCGTAACCGATGCGCAGATGAATGCGATCAATGCGCAACAGGGGGCCGTGGTTTACAACACGGACGGCGGCTGCATCTATTATTTTGACGGGGCGGCCTGGATCAACATCTGCGAATCCCTGGGGCTCCAGTTTACCGCGGATGCCATTGTGAATTCGGCCCCGACCATCGTCATTACCGAAAACGGGGACATCGTAAACTTTGAAGTGGGGGAAATCCGGAGCGAAAACATCCTGGACTTCAGCATCGGCAGCCAGGACATCCAGGACAATTCCATCAATTCGGACAAACTGGCGCCGGGCTCCGTGGGCGCCGAAGAGCTGCAGGACAACACGGTGACGGACCGGGTTATGGATTATTCCGTGGTGACCCTGGCCGATTTTACAAACGATGCCGGCTACCTGGTATCCGGCGACATTATCAGCGACGACGACGGGAACGACCTCTTCCCGGGCACCGACTCCGGGGTCTTCTACGACGACCAGTTCCTGCAGGATGCCATCGATTTGAATACGACGTTGCTGAACATCAAAGAAAACCTATCCAACAAATCGACGGATATCAACCTGGGGACCTCCAACACCCTGTACCCGACGCAAAACGCGGTTAAAACCTATGTGGACAATCAACTCGGCGGGGCCTTCCAGGACCTGACCTTCAACGCCAACCTCCTGGGCATTACCGGGGGAGCGACAACAGTGGACCTGACCCCGTACCTGGACAACACAGACGATCAGAACGCTTCAGAGGTGCCATTCACGCCCTACCTTACTGTCAACAGCACGAATACGCAGGCAGCGATCCAGGAATTGAAGGACGAATTGGACAATGTAAGCGCCGGAAGCGGGACCACCGAGCTGGCCGACCAGGTGACCATTGTCGGCGACGGTTCAGCGGGCAACGAGTTCGAAGTTGCCGACCAGGGGATCACTCCGGTCAAGATCGCCCCGTCGGCCACCAACGGGCAAGTACTGACGACAACGGGTGGTAATGTCGTATGGGCAGACCCGGCAGGAGGCGGGAACACGACCGACGAATTAGTGCAGGCATTCGAAATTAACGGTATCAACCTGGAACTCACCGATGCGGGCAATACCTTCCAGGTTCCCGTAGCAGACCTGGGGACCGATGACCAAACGGCCGGGGAGGTAGGATTTACCCCCTACTTGACTATCGGGGCCAATAACGTACAGATTGCCATTCAACAATTAAAAGATGAATTGGATGCCGGGGGCGGCGGAACCCAAAATCTCACCAGCGTCCTGACGTTTGGGAATGATGCCGGAGGTACCGGGATCATAAACCTCCCGGACCCGACCCTGGCACAGGATGCCGCAACGAAGGCCTATGTGGATGCCGTTGCGGGCGGCGGTGCCGTAGAGGTAGCCGACCAGGTAACCATCACCGGCGTGGGAACTGTAGGCGATCCCTTCAAGGTAGCCGACGGAGGGGTGGGCACAACCCAACTGGCCGATGCTGGGGTTACGGGCGCCAAAATCGCACCCGGGGTGGACGGCGAAGTATTGACTACGGTTGGAGGGATTGCGGTCTGGTCCGCTCCTTCTGCAGGTGGTGTTACCACTGACGGAACCACGATTGAAGGTGATGGGGACGTGACCCCGCTTTCCGTTGTTGCCGGCGGCATAAGCGCCAATGAACTGGCAGATGACGCAGTGACTACCGCCAAAATCCTAGACGGCCAGGTCCAGACCCCAGATCTGGCCGATGCCGCCGTTACCGCAATAAAAATCAACCCGGGGGCCGACGGACAGGTTCTTACCACTGTTGGAACTACTACAGTTTGGGCGGACCCGGCGGCAACCGGCGGGGCTGTCACCGCAGATGAAACAACTATCACCGGTGATGGGGATGCCACCCCACTCTCCGTACTGCCCGCGGGAATAACTTCGAACGAATTGGCAGATGACGCCGTGACCCCGGCAAAATTGCTAGCGGGAAATGATGACGAAGTCCTGTTAAGCAGCGGAGGCGCCGTTGCCTGGACGCCCCTGGCCGGCCTGTCGCA
This genomic window from Robiginitalea biformata HTCC2501 contains:
- a CDS encoding DUF6702 family protein, coding for MKIKYSKLPAVGFLILALLLTSFTAAHKFYVSVTNVEYSESDESLQIISRIFIDDLDNLLKTRYDFDARLATEDEPEAAAGYIERYFNSKFRVFVNGEERAYTFLGKKYDKDLILCFIEVTGVPREDLESVGLQNEILTDLFSEQKNLVHFKVLGKKRSVVLIRENNKGMLNL
- a CDS encoding beta strand repeat-containing protein — protein: MNKRRILLLTALFGGLSLTAQVKIGDNPQTIDPGSLLELESTDKALVITRVTDAQMNAINAQQGAVVYNTDGGCIYYFDGAAWINICESLGLQFTADAIVNSAPTIVITENGDIVNFEVGEIRSENILDFSIGSQDIQDNSINSDKLAPGSVGAEELQDNTVTDRVMDYSVVTLADFTNDAGYLVSGDIISDDDGNDLFPGTDSGVFYDDQFLQDAIDLNTTLLNIKENLSNKSTDINLGTSNTLYPTQNAVKTYVDNQLGGAFQDLTFNANLLGITGGATTVDLTPYLDNTDDQNASEVPFTPYLTVNSTNTQAAIQELKDELDNVSAGSGTTELADQVTIVGDGSAGNEFEVADQGITPVKIAPSATNGQVLTTTGGNVVWADPAGGGNTTDELVQAFEINGINLELTDAGNTFQVPVADLGTDDQTAGEVGFTPYLTIGANNVQIAIQQLKDELDAGGGGTQNLTSVLTFGNDAGGTGIINLPDPTLAQDAATKAYVDAVAGGGAVEVADQVTITGVGTVGDPFKVADGGVGTTQLADAGVTGAKIAPGVDGEVLTTVGGIAVWSAPSAGGVTTDGTTIEGDGDVTPLSVVAGGISANELADDAVTTAKILDGQVQTPDLADAAVTAIKINPGADGQVLTTVGTTTVWADPAATGGAVTADETTITGDGDATPLSVLPAGITSNELADDAVTPAKLLAGNDDEVLLSSGGAVAWTPLAGLSHSDEPTGIFFGDGSGAPVTNAPNFFWDPALRVGFGGLGIGLEATSHADIAKVQISERLPPSAMTYPLHINNTFGNDGSNVGILFGTSTNTAVAKGAIVYERDQSLFNGRGDFHILQNQTNTIGALPTIADAVFTVTSIGNVGVGTPAPQSKLDVAGATRTQSLELLGGIVDNALSNGTPGDVLSIDGGGQVVWATASAGAVQSDATLSGDGTGGSLLSVADNGINTSKILNGTILEEDFADNAVATAKIQNAAVTEVKIAPGVDGEVLTTVGGITAWAAPAAGNDDQEAFEVPWDNTNVTGFVATNVQAALDEIINNVPPLQDAVDVPYDNVSSGLTGDNVQAALDEIVANIPSDNQMADEVNLNPGIDVDGDLVNETTVQEAFEDLVASGIGANLANIDLVQEPEDRNYDLNGQNLIFGGVGGSVGIGDFGGGGPASPASKLDVDGQIQARFGFASTEGSAGQPAYGFYTNGDTNTGMFRIADDHLGFSTAGTLAMEIEDIDGTNSNVRIVGNLTVTGTSTSTNYPDYVFQSYFTGASEIKPDYEMPSLDAVREFVEKHHHLPGVTSIADVKEQGGIILNEATTQNLEKIEELFLHTIEQEAKIRSLKEENASLATELEDLKARMARIESLLSNQIEE
- a CDS encoding peptidase associated/transthyretin-like domain-containing protein — its product is MSARGQSELRGRVYEGSEGIADVHVLNLSREKAVISDSGGYFRIDAAPGDTLLFSAVRYKRKTLEVRADMLTAIRLEVPMEPFVNELDEVVVRPYDLSGDLDADLDRLPEDRTVTEYSLGLPNAYRRPWTQTEKKIHEATTGGGIVPLNPILNYFTGRTKRLKKQLAFERQYRKSLEMRAQFPDSVLTRELGVPLERLPDFMYFCEVDSLFDPVADSGDRLRVWAFLRRKGEEYRKYNNLDPPSRE
- a CDS encoding carboxypeptidase-like regulatory domain-containing protein, which produces MKNTCILAFLLLGVLPLAAQDDTDGDRELLRGTVLYRNTPVPGENVLNAGAGTATTTDDNGQFTIPAKLGDTLYFIALAYQFKQVPVDEEVIRRNRMVVEVTEKVTELDEVTVSPEEQQEFLRLRNEDFKGFDYDTDETTEIQNTALDPTVRGMEYGLNFVNIFKLLTGGLKSRGEEQPAIQASTVIRQIYDDAFFVRDLGIPQAQIPDFLDFVDAQLPSRTLLRRDREFELIDFLVDQSETFRKTVLQD